The segment ATCTCTCGGATGATGTAGGAAAATTATATCGACTTCCTCCGTTCAATGAATTTAATTGACGTCAATACTGACTTTGACATTGATATAAGGATCAACCGTGAGTTCCCACTTTAAAAATCTGACAAATGACAATgtttaatctaaaataaataaagtttgctCATTCCTCTCTGTAATCGTTTGAACTTCCGATCACTTTatcaaaatacaaaactaGTCAATCCAGCTTTTTTCTGTGATCTTAAATCAAAAAATGATTACCTATTTTTTACTCTCAGATTAAAATGTTACTGTAAAACATACTGTGATTTTAAaaggtaattataattttttattgaactttgATTAAATTACTAAGTTTATGATAAGACGGTATATCGATTatgataaagaatttttataggTCATTGCTCATTTAATTCATCTTGGAACTACctactcatttaaataagtaaaaataattaaagctaTGTCTAATAAAGAAGAAAACGCTCTGCGTTACAGAAGAGCGCAAAGTGTTACTAAAGCAGAGGAGATAACGGAAAAGGAAAAAAAGGCTCGGAATTCTCAGTTAGACAAACCgtatgtaaatagtttttataaaatgtattataatcatGTATGGATTGTCATCAAATGGAATAAGTGttttattggtattttttgtactttCTTTTTATGTTACTGTAATACACTATTAAGGAATAATTATTGCATtactgtgttttttttttagtatacatAAACCAAGagattcattattttcatgGAGTTCGGAGTTTACAAATTTTACGGGACTTGTGAATTGGGGCTTCCTTTTATTGACCATTGGAGGGGTTCGTCTTTGCTTGGAGAATTTTTTGaagtaagtaatttatttcaatttctatgtattttatttttttattatttattcatttaactcATATATGACTTGATAATTTATGAACAAATATCTCTTGGTATCATCttggtattatatatatatatatttcgtagTGTGATAATCTTTAACCACTTAATCAGATTTCAAAAGATTACTTTAAATCACTATTAATATCAGTAATATGactgatattttttctgtatagattacagaaaaaaaataaacttatgaaAAGTCAAAATGGACTTCTATTAGAgccataacattttaaatataaagttctataaaagattaattattatttaacatatatgtataatgtattacaTCATGCTTTccaaatttacttaaatttttttcgtttaacaACTGTAGAATATTTCCCCTTTTATGTAGAATGAATTGAATGATATGAatctctatttttaatttaatcccaagaagttagtattttttaaggataatactggtctcattaaaaaaataattcaaaattaatttgaaatgtgaCCACAGAATATTAAGCAATGAAAATGTTGCTTTCATTAAATACAAGCTCCGTATTGTTCAATTGACCATGTTCAATTTTTAGATccttaatttgtaattttttttcatatgtttttatatagagaTAGTGGAGGTAAATGtctaatgaaaacttttttttaaataattttaaattttgtctatgaaattattaaaattaaaatatcttattgtcTATTTCAGGTATGGGATTCGTGTTAATCCGTTTGAATGGATTATAGTTGTTACAGGCTATCATGAAGGACAAAGCCACCATTACCCATCtgttatattacttatttgttaGTAATGAAGaatatgaaatacaatattttttttaatttttatgatcaaTATTAgtgtcttttttatttcagttagtGTAGTGCCTGCTGTATTTGCTTTATTAGTTGAAAAAGCTATAGCACGCGTAagtcctgttttttttttgtagtacaTATCTATGTAGTAGTAATGTCATTATATACAAGTAATAAACTATATTGTTTTAGGATGTTATATCTTCTAAAATGGGTGTCagtgtacaaatatttaatattatatcaacgGTGAGCTTGCCTGTGATTGTGCTGAACTTTAAAGGTCAACAGTTTAGCTTTGGTATGTATGAGaactattatttttggaatattttagtGTCATTAATCTTTTGTTTAAACTAATGAATTTAAACCTGTTACATTGatttgtgatttaaaatttaaataaatacatatggcaaaactttatttcatgttaataatataattatacctaTGTATACTTATCACATTTATGGGTCTTATGGAGCGACCTAGTGATGGGTGTAACAAAAAAGACACATTATTGataagtaatgtttattatcGTATATTGTTCTGCAATTACATTGTAAACAAATAGAATCATAGAATTTATGACTCATTGTTAACACTTGCGCAGGTAGCCACTTATTTATAACTAGGGCCGGCGCGCTACCCAATCTGAAAAGAGACACTTTTGACGTTTATGACGTTGACGttagcatttttttatgtttttaacaaacaacCAGACATAGGtttctatatatttgtgttgCTTATAGTGTACAGatctataataaagattttttattatgattttcagTGGGAATAACAACagtttgtttgatatatttggTGCTGTTCTTGAAACTATGGAGCTATGTACAAACAAATCACTGGTGCAGGCAGGGTATGAAGGCGAAACAGTTCAAGAATAAATTGAGACGGCAGAGTTTGTCTGCACCTAATTGGAGTGagtcatttgttatttttttataattaaaaaaataatactcttttaaatgtatatcttTAATGATGCTTGGAATATtaaacttacttttatttcatttagattttgttaatgttgtgcaataaaataaattgaacaatAACTACTGTgtgcaaaaaatatgaaataccaTATCCAGTATAGGTCACGACATGAGCCTTGacttgttttatatgtaaatagtttttaaaaatatttgcatatttatataataaccatGCATATTGATTGTTGGGAATATGTAAAATGAACCTGGtgatgtaaaataattcaaagcaTGGATTGTTAGGTTTTTCTATTTAGTTCTCTTAATTTTAGAATCTCTGATGAGCAAaacaacacaaatataaaatcgacaaattttaaatttaaccgaatttataatatatagattataaaataaatatgcatttTCAGATGAGCTAGTTAACGCGGAACAAGAGCGTAAGTTTTGTTTGTGTGACGCAATTAACACTGCACTTAccattatatgtttattgtatatatttttttatgtaatataatacctTTTAGTTTGGCTTTTCAGTTAAAAGTAAGGTATATGGTTTCcgctttatttaaaagtagctAACTGTGATTTTATAGTCcagtggcgtgcacaccataaatgcaaataagcactgcTTACCCTACCCATACAACAACTAaacctatattgtttaattctttctTACATAATTTTCATCATACTTTACGGAATACGACTGTTTTTAGACatttaatgacatttgatTTATGGCTTGgtaaaatagttataagtGCCATCTCTGAACTTAAAAACGAACATTATCGATCGACCGCTGCTAGCGGCTAGCGCCGCTTCCCAGCTGCAGCGGCCGTATGCACAACTGCTCGGTGCAtatattccatacaaataatgtcatacaaaatttgtatgtgtgtttgtgcAAAAATGTGTAGTGTTCGGGAGGCACTACTTCCTTAACCCTACTCGTTCAAAACGTCATAGAAACTGAATTAATCAATTACAATCGTCAAATGAAAGTTTATAagggttttttttaatttgtcggTTTAccgttcaaatattttacccccattttcttattattgtctttttgagcgcaagtgaataagttttaattagtgaattttttaacaaattatagaatattatagcTGTGAGCACTGTACGGGGGATGTGTGtttatcgaaattaattacgagtacTTTCAATGTTgtcgtttgataataaaattgaaataattacaaagggaagGTGTGTGACCAATTTAGGTTTAGGTAAAAAAAGGTAATGTTagtcgttttaataaaaactattatgttatttataattagttattttgtttttcttgtttgttattttcaaataataattataagaatgtttggatctccactggatattccgttttaaataattgtcataAAGCGGTGATGAACAGCTCGTAGTCGTTTTATGGTACTTTATTTGCTCAGAGGTGgttgatagatttataaaatatatagatgttattTCTGACCGGACTGCTGTAACCTTATGAgcgatattattaatgttttagaggaagaaattatgatgaaaatgggtattttttttaaaacctatTCTGCTTAGCCTATTCCAAATCTGTGTGCACGCCCCTGTAGCCTTAGTTGTTTGTGTTAATTTAACTGTTGTCTATAATATCTttgctattaattataatatctttgcTGTGAGTTCTTTACGACtgcttcttttttatatttatgcttCAAGCGTGTCTTAAAAGTCAAAAGGCAAATTTTTTGTTaccaaaaacaataacaagATGAGAAAAAACATagcaaaaaaatctgttttgcTTACGTCTATTTTAATACTAGTTTTTACTATGGTTTTGTTTCATAgttttgaaatgattttatttgtcaGGATCGAGGTTCAAAGTTTTTAggtgaaaaaattacaacattttgaaataaagagAATGAAATGAAgataaaaggaaataatgaGATTCATTATAGATTCCTTAATAAATTCCTAAgacctttttattataaattatactaacttagaattaaaataaagctgTCTTGAAAGTCCTATTTCAAATGTGCGTGTGAGTTTTTGTAGCCCatgaaaagaattatatattaaaggactaaatagaaaaaaatcccTAAACGGCCATAATAGAAATGGTGTGTACCAATCCTTAACCTATGGTCACCCTACTCATAGCTTGGTAACCAAATATCTTCAGAATCTGAGGACGATATCGACCTGTCGCCCGGCCTGGTGAAGTACCCTCATAACCTGAACCTCAAAGATCTGTTCTACTTCCTGCTAGCTCCCACCCTCTGTTATGAGTTGAACTTCCCACGAACCACACGGTAGTACACTTTGAAGCGATTTTGTTTACACTGTActgtagatatatttaaaaatattatttccatattttttatattttacttattacttttatttgctTTCACTGTATTACACTCATCTTCAATATGTTATTGAATCTATAAAGGATTTAACGAAACCAGATAagtca is part of the Danaus plexippus chromosome 2, MEX_DaPlex, whole genome shotgun sequence genome and harbors:
- the LOC116779796 gene encoding diacylglycerol O-acyltransferase 1 isoform X1, whose product is MSNKEENALRYRRAQSVTKAEEITEKEKKARNSQLDKPIHKPRDSLFSWSSEFTNFTGLVNWGFLLLTIGGVRLCLENFLKYGIRVNPFEWIIVVTGYHEGQSHHYPSVILLIFSVVPAVFALLVEKAIARDVISSKMGVSVQIFNIISTVSLPVIVLNFKGQQFSFVGITTVCLIYLVLFLKLWSYVQTNHWCRQGMKAKQFKNKLRRQSLSAPNWNELVNAEQEQSEDDIDLSPGLVKYPHNLNLKDLFYFLLAPTLCYELNFPRTTRIRKRFLIKRLLEVVFGINLVLALFQQWMIPSVKNAVDPFSELDMIKMTERLLKLAVPNHLIWLCLFYLSFHSFLNLMGELLHFADRNFYNDWWNATNIAVFWNTWNMPVHVWAVRHVYKPITEMGYSRALASIVVFFISAFFHEYLVSVPLQMFRIWAFLGMMVQPPLSIISKVVEVKVGSRWGNIIVWSSLILGQPLAIMMYYHDYALEHFTPK
- the LOC116779796 gene encoding diacylglycerol O-acyltransferase 1 isoform X2 — translated: MSNKEENALRYRRAQSVTKAEEITEKEKKARNSQLDKPIHKPRDSLFSWSSEFTNFTGLVNWGFLLLTIGGVRLCLENFLKYGIRVNPFEWIIVVTGYHEGQSHHYPSVILLIFSVVPAVFALLVEKAIARDVISSKMGVSVQIFNIISTVSLPVIVLNFKGQQFSFVGITTVCLIYLVLFLKLWSYVQTNHWCRQGMKAKQFKNKLRRQSLSAPNWKSEDDIDLSPGLVKYPHNLNLKDLFYFLLAPTLCYELNFPRTTRIRKRFLIKRLLEVVFGINLVLALFQQWMIPSVKNAVDPFSELDMIKMTERLLKLAVPNHLIWLCLFYLSFHSFLNLMGELLHFADRNFYNDWWNATNIAVFWNTWNMPVHVWAVRHVYKPITEMGYSRALASIVVFFISAFFHEYLVSVPLQMFRIWAFLGMMVQPPLSIISKVVEVKVGSRWGNIIVWSSLILGQPLAIMMYYHDYALEHFTPK